One genomic region from Zunongwangia endophytica encodes:
- a CDS encoding transposase, whose translation MYKNDRVIRRYSESFKLKILDELTAGKLNKYQLGKAYGIAPTTINEWIRKYNRKDLMNTRVTVKTKDEITRIKQLQKEIEQLKKLLLKKDIDALIEDSYLEVAAEQLGYKSVLELKKKTKYQALIKAKENAKGSATLSAITACFGLKRDAYYKYKSREDKRLKIEKKVIDIVKKKRRSLPREGVRKLARSLSKEFTNAD comes from the coding sequence ATGTATAAAAATGACAGAGTAATCAGACGGTATTCCGAATCGTTCAAACTAAAAATTTTAGACGAACTTACGGCAGGAAAATTAAACAAGTATCAACTAGGTAAAGCTTACGGTATTGCTCCAACAACCATAAACGAGTGGATCAGGAAATATAACCGTAAAGACCTTATGAACACCAGAGTGACTGTGAAAACAAAAGATGAGATTACACGCATCAAACAGCTTCAAAAAGAAATTGAACAGCTGAAGAAACTTCTTTTGAAAAAGGATATAGACGCCCTTATAGAAGATTCTTATCTTGAAGTGGCAGCAGAACAGCTGGGCTATAAATCAGTGCTTGAACTTAAAAAAAAAACTAAGTATCAAGCCTTGATCAAAGCAAAAGAGAACGCTAAAGGATCTGCTACTCTTTCAGCTATAACAGCTTGTTTTGGCCTTAAACGGGATGCATACTACAAATACAAAAGTAGAGAGGACAAACGTTTGAAAATAGAGAAAAAAGTTATTGATATAGTCAAGAAAAAGCGCAGATCACTTCCCAGAGAAGGGGTTAGAAAACTTGCCAGATCACTGAGCAAAGAGTTTACAAATGCCGATTAA
- a CDS encoding alpha/beta hydrolase has product MKIRILIGILFCSTLFACGNKNDDRFVFFLHNRFLEEQELNELHPEFGRTEYNEIIAEFKKGGLKVISEKRNGNVNAREYAIGIVTQIDSLIKNGIEPRKITVVGTSKGGYIAQYVSTLANNQDLNFVFIASFRNSDIQNIPEINFCGNILTIYEKSDPFGVSSLERKKISNCEIKHFKEIELNTGMGHGFLFKPLNEWIEPTIKWANGNYDVE; this is encoded by the coding sequence ATGAAAATAAGAATATTAATTGGAATTCTTTTTTGCTCAACTTTATTTGCGTGCGGAAACAAAAATGATGACAGATTTGTTTTCTTCCTTCATAATCGATTTTTAGAAGAACAAGAATTGAATGAGTTGCATCCCGAATTTGGGCGGACTGAATACAACGAAATTATTGCTGAATTTAAAAAAGGAGGACTTAAAGTAATATCCGAAAAACGGAATGGAAATGTTAACGCAAGAGAATACGCAATCGGAATCGTAACCCAAATTGACAGTTTAATAAAGAACGGAATAGAACCGAGAAAAATAACTGTGGTTGGAACTTCAAAAGGCGGATATATCGCTCAATACGTTTCGACTTTAGCAAATAATCAAGATTTGAATTTTGTATTTATTGCAAGTTTTAGGAATAGTGATATTCAAAATATACCTGAAATCAATTTTTGCGGAAATATTTTAACGATTTACGAAAAGTCCGACCCATTTGGAGTTTCTTCATTGGAACGCAAGAAAATCTCGAATTGCGAAATAAAACACTTTAAAGAAATCGAACTGAATACAGGAATGGGACACGGATTTTTATTTAAACCATTAAATGAATGGATTGAACCGACAATAAAGTGGGCGAATGGAAATTACGACGTGGAATAA
- a CDS encoding erythromycin esterase family protein, which translates to MHLRTYISVITFFVLFQSYAQNYKVVNWINENAIKIEDANPDTNITIFNNSIPKKFADAKLFGFGEATHQGKEFFNIKAKFFKYLVKNQGVKTFIMEDSYTSEAGINEWISGGKGNAETIAKNFSTGFWYCKEVVDLLEWMRDYNLNKPEEEQIRFYGMDIQNVKDINKEIRDLVKKFEISVSEELLLVADKCAEKKVVYNKSTDWADIQIPKLNEIKSILLDFKSKIKNQKNIEEVISGIRALDYLTKYTYYVQNNYSQDRDLKMFENVKWIVENKSNNGKAFIWAHNEHINNKKAGNYSRRNIYNLGRHLKEYYKNNYYSVGFDFGTGTQAGYFSTKDEKPSWKKVEIKEPFAKTYAETLNLAKDKIYFIDMSIALDGNSSYFFKKKRKQIVAGGGGFNPKKNNLYNKKFSEMYDGLIFVKNISLPTNNLIAK; encoded by the coding sequence GTGCACTTAAGAACTTATATTTCTGTCATTACATTTTTTGTATTATTTCAATCATACGCCCAAAATTATAAAGTAGTAAACTGGATTAATGAAAATGCAATTAAAATTGAAGATGCAAATCCTGATACGAACATTACTATATTCAACAATAGCATCCCGAAAAAATTTGCCGATGCTAAGTTATTTGGGTTTGGAGAAGCTACTCATCAAGGAAAAGAATTTTTTAATATAAAGGCCAAATTCTTCAAATATTTAGTTAAAAATCAAGGTGTAAAAACGTTTATTATGGAAGATTCATATACCTCAGAAGCTGGAATTAACGAATGGATAAGCGGAGGAAAGGGAAACGCAGAAACTATTGCGAAAAATTTTAGCACTGGATTTTGGTATTGCAAAGAAGTGGTCGATTTATTAGAATGGATGAGAGATTATAATCTTAATAAACCAGAGGAAGAGCAAATTCGTTTTTATGGTATGGACATTCAAAATGTAAAGGATATAAACAAAGAAATACGAGATTTGGTCAAAAAATTTGAAATCTCTGTGAGTGAAGAACTACTTTTAGTAGCCGACAAGTGCGCAGAAAAAAAAGTTGTTTACAATAAGTCAACTGATTGGGCGGATATTCAAATACCAAAGCTAAATGAAATTAAAAGCATTTTACTGGATTTTAAGAGCAAGATAAAGAATCAGAAGAATATCGAAGAGGTTATTTCTGGAATAAGAGCCTTAGATTATCTAACTAAATACACATATTACGTACAAAATAACTACAGTCAAGATAGAGATTTAAAAATGTTTGAAAATGTTAAATGGATAGTTGAAAATAAATCTAATAACGGTAAAGCTTTTATATGGGCTCATAATGAACATATTAATAATAAAAAAGCTGGGAATTATAGCAGACGAAATATTTATAATTTAGGCAGGCATTTAAAAGAATATTATAAAAATAATTATTATAGTGTAGGGTTTGACTTTGGTACAGGTACACAAGCTGGTTATTTTTCGACTAAAGATGAAAAACCTAGTTGGAAAAAAGTTGAAATAAAAGAACCATTCGCTAAAACTTATGCCGAAACACTTAATTTGGCAAAGGACAAAATTTATTTTATTGATATGTCAATAGCTTTAGATGGTAATTCCTCGTATTTCTTCAAAAAGAAAAGGAAACAAATAGTTGCAGGTGGTGGTGGTTTCAATCCTAAAAAAAATAATTTGTATAACAAAAAGTTTTCAGAAATGTACGACGGATTAATCTTTGTAAAGAATATTTCACTTCCAACTAATAATCTGATTGCGAAATAA
- a CDS encoding IS3 family transposase, with protein sequence MIKAKENAKGSATLSAITACFGLKRDAYYKYKSREDKRLKIEKKVIDIVKKKRRSLPREGVRKLARSLSKEFTNADLKIGRDTLFNILRKHNMLTLRKKYSSRTTNSLHRFYKYKNIIKDVETTRPNQVWVSDITYIRTIKGFCYLALITDMHSRKIVGYDISDSLELKGCVRALNKALYQAKDIDALIHHSDRGIQYCSNVYTQILKRNDIRISMTEENHCYENAIAERVNGILKDEFYLDQTFDSLQHAKRATKNAINLYNEIRLHLSLDYKTPNMVYKLTA encoded by the coding sequence TTGATCAAAGCAAAAGAGAACGCTAAAGGATCTGCTACTCTTTCAGCTATAACAGCTTGTTTTGGCCTTAAACGGGATGCATACTACAAATACAAAAGTAGAGAGGACAAACGTTTGAAAATAGAGAAAAAAGTTATTGATATAGTCAAGAAAAAGCGCAGATCACTTCCCAGAGAAGGGGTTAGAAAACTTGCCAGATCACTGAGCAAAGAGTTTACAAATGCCGATTTAAAAATAGGCAGGGATACCTTATTCAACATTCTTAGAAAACACAATATGCTGACACTTAGAAAAAAATACAGCTCTAGAACAACGAACTCATTACACAGGTTCTACAAGTATAAGAATATCATTAAAGATGTAGAAACAACTAGACCAAACCAAGTATGGGTGAGCGATATCACTTACATCAGAACTATAAAAGGCTTTTGTTACCTAGCACTCATTACAGATATGCATAGTCGCAAAATTGTTGGCTATGACATCAGCGACAGCTTGGAACTCAAAGGATGTGTAAGAGCTTTGAATAAAGCTTTATATCAAGCTAAAGATATTGACGCACTTATACACCATTCAGACCGAGGTATTCAGTATTGCAGCAATGTATACACACAGATCCTTAAAAGAAATGACATAAGAATCAGTATGACCGAAGAGAACCATTGCTACGAAAACGCAATCGCAGAACGGGTAAATGGCATATTAAAAGACGAGTTCTATCTCGACCAGACCTTTGATAGCCTACAACACGCTAAGAGAGCTACAAAAAATGCAATTAATTTGTATAATGAAATAAGATTACATTTATCTTTAGACTATAAAACACCAAATATGGTTTATAAATTAACAGCTTAA
- a CDS encoding transposase: MYKNDRVIRRYSESFKLKILDELTAGKLNKYQLGKAYGIAPTTINEWIRKYNRKDLMNTRVTVKTKDEITRIKQLQKEIEQLKKLLLKKDIDALIEDSYLEVAAEQLGYKSVLELKKKLSIKP; encoded by the coding sequence ATGTATAAAAATGACAGAGTAATCAGACGGTATTCCGAATCGTTCAAACTAAAAATTTTAGATGAACTTACGGCAGGAAAATTAAACAAGTATCAACTAGGTAAAGCTTACGGTATTGCTCCAACAACCATAAACGAGTGGATCAGGAAATATAACCGTAAAGACCTTATGAACACCAGAGTGACTGTGAAAACAAAAGATGAGATTACACGCATCAAACAGCTTCAAAAAGAAATTGAACAGCTGAAGAAACTTCTTTTGAAAAAGGATATAGACGCCCTTATAGAAGATTCTTATCTTGAAGTGGCAGCAGAACAGCTGGGCTATAAATCAGTGCTTGAACTTAAAAAAAAACTAAGTATCAAGCCTTGA
- a CDS encoding integrase core domain-containing protein → MLRKRDGRTCKWHIKRQFYLDQTFDSLQHAKRATENAINLYNEIRLHLSLDYQTPNMVYKLTA, encoded by the coding sequence TTGCTACGAAAACGCGATGGCAGAACGTGTAAATGGCATATTAAAAGACAGTTCTATCTCGACCAGACCTTTGATAGTCTACAACACGCTAAGAGGGCTACAGAAAATGCAATTAATTTGTATAATGAAATAAGATTACATTTATCTTTAGACTATCAAACACCAAATATGGTTTATAAATTAACAGCTTAA
- a CDS encoding transposase: MYKNDRVIRRYSESFKLKILDELTAGKLNKYQLGKAYGIAPTTINEWIRKYNRKDLMNTRVTVKTKDEITRIKQLQKEIEQLKKLLLKKDIDALIEDSYLEVAAEQLGYKSVLELKKKLSIKP; encoded by the coding sequence ATGTATAAAAATGACAGAGTAATCAGACGGTATTCCGAATCGTTCAAACTAAAAATTTTAGACGAACTTACGGCAGGAAAATTAAACAAGTATCAACTAGGTAAAGCTTACGGTATTGCTCCAACAACCATAAACGAGTGGATCAGGAAATATAACCGTAAAGACCTTATGAACACCAGAGTGACTGTGAAAACAAAAGATGAGATTACACGCATCAAACAGCTTCAAAAAGAAATTGAACAGCTGAAGAAACTTCTTTTGAAAAAGGATATAGACGCCCTTATAGAAGATTCTTATCTTGAAGTGGCAGCAGAACAGCTGGGCTATAAATCAGTGCTTGAACTTAAAAAAAAACTAAGTATCAAGCCTTGA
- a CDS encoding nucleotidyltransferase family protein, producing MNLKESIKYKMTDFLSLCKTHNVKNLYAFGSSITNDFNEEFSDIDLLIEIDNDDPIERGENLMNVWDKFEQFFQRKVDLLTSTSIKNPILKQSIDSTKILIYDGQKQEISI from the coding sequence ATGAATTTGAAAGAATCTATAAAATATAAAATGACTGATTTTTTATCATTATGCAAAACTCATAATGTGAAGAATTTATATGCATTTGGCTCTTCAATTACAAATGACTTTAATGAAGAATTTAGTGATATTGACTTATTAATAGAAATCGATAATGATGATCCTATTGAACGTGGAGAAAATCTAATGAACGTTTGGGATAAATTCGAACAGTTTTTTCAAAGAAAAGTTGATTTATTGACCAGCACCTCCATTAAAAATCCTATTCTAAAACAAAGTATTGATTCAACAAAAATTTTAATCTATGACGGACAAAAGCAAGAAATATCTATCTGA
- a CDS encoding IS3 family transposase produces MIQCFGISKQAFYKRLRSQKTRRVQQQLIIRLIKDYRSKYGMRTGGIKLYKELKGDMNQLGIKIGRDKFYRVMRINNLLVPKTKRFHITTDSKHRLFKYKNLIKNKVPSRPEQLWVSDITYIKTQSGHSYLALVTDAYSKQIMGYKLASHMKTSLCIDALKMALKNRKYKNQKLIHHSDRGIQYCNPLYTGFAEQNGILMSMTEKYDPYENAIAERINRTLKYEYDLKRTIKNTKLAKKIVKRAVEIYNNKRPHFSLKLNTPNFVHLNKNVDYHSYKRNKQNLEVLTI; encoded by the coding sequence TTGATCCAATGTTTTGGGATTTCTAAACAAGCTTTTTATAAACGATTAAGATCTCAAAAGACCAGACGAGTTCAGCAACAGCTGATCATTAGGCTTATAAAAGACTACCGAAGTAAGTATGGAATGCGTACCGGTGGGATTAAACTCTATAAAGAATTAAAGGGTGATATGAATCAACTTGGTATTAAAATAGGAAGGGATAAATTCTATCGAGTAATGCGTATCAACAATCTTTTAGTACCTAAAACAAAGCGATTCCATATCACAACCGATTCAAAACATCGACTCTTTAAATACAAAAACCTGATAAAGAATAAAGTACCTAGTAGACCTGAACAACTTTGGGTAAGCGATATCACCTATATCAAAACACAGAGTGGCCATAGTTACCTGGCTCTGGTCACAGACGCCTATTCAAAGCAAATTATGGGGTATAAACTGGCAAGCCATATGAAAACCTCTCTTTGTATAGATGCACTTAAAATGGCGCTTAAAAATAGAAAATACAAAAATCAGAAACTCATCCATCATTCCGATCGAGGAATTCAGTATTGTAATCCGCTATATACCGGATTCGCTGAGCAAAACGGAATACTTATGAGTATGACCGAAAAGTATGATCCTTATGAAAATGCGATAGCTGAACGCATCAACAGAACACTCAAATATGAATACGATTTAAAACGTACCATAAAAAATACTAAATTAGCAAAGAAGATAGTCAAACGAGCCGTGGAAATTTATAATAACAAGCGACCACATTTTAGTCTCAAATTGAACACCCCTAACTTTGTTCATTTGAATAAAAATGTAGACTATCATTCCTACAAAAGAAACAAACAAAATTTAGAAGTATTGACCATTTAA
- a CDS encoding DNA-binding protein — protein sequence MKEQNQHCRKNSYKKVGYDLKLVIIDQIQNAQISINHAALKYQVSRASIYYWLKKYSTLEQKKQGMSKKDEIKKLKEKIEELEFVKDFQQDIIADMELITGVDMAKKSLPKTLAEEIEKKKLNRSKENG from the coding sequence ATGAAAGAACAGAATCAACACTGTCGAAAAAATTCCTACAAAAAAGTGGGCTACGATCTTAAACTGGTCATCATTGATCAGATACAGAATGCGCAGATTTCCATCAATCATGCTGCTCTTAAATATCAAGTTTCCAGAGCTTCCATCTATTACTGGTTAAAAAAATACAGTACTTTAGAACAAAAGAAGCAAGGGATGAGCAAAAAAGATGAAATCAAGAAACTAAAAGAAAAAATAGAGGAACTAGAGTTTGTAAAAGACTTCCAGCAAGACATTATTGCTGACATGGAGCTTATTACAGGAGTTGATATGGCAAAAAAGTCATTGCCCAAAACATTAGCAGAAGAGATCGAAAAAAAGAAACTAAACCGTTCAAAAGAAAATGGTTGA
- a CDS encoding type II toxin-antitoxin system PemK/MazF family toxin: MELKQYSIVLVNLDPTIGSEIKKTRPSVIISPNEINKYLRTIVVAPMTTNLKNYPTRIKVKHNGKKGMIAIDQIRTIDKSRILKSFDKLSKSEIQSCKNIIKETFVD; encoded by the coding sequence ATGGAGTTAAAGCAATATTCAATTGTATTGGTAAATCTGGACCCTACAATCGGAAGTGAAATTAAAAAAACAAGACCTTCTGTGATTATTTCACCGAATGAGATTAATAAGTATTTAAGAACAATCGTAGTTGCCCCAATGACAACAAACCTAAAAAACTATCCGACCAGAATTAAAGTTAAGCATAATGGAAAGAAAGGGATGATTGCAATCGATCAAATAAGGACAATTGACAAATCGAGAATATTGAAAAGTTTTGATAAATTGTCGAAATCTGAAATTCAAAGTTGTAAAAATATTATAAAAGAAACTTTTGTGGATTAA
- a CDS encoding AbrB/MazE/SpoVT family DNA-binding domain-containing protein — METAIIKIGNSKGLRLSKTILEKYNIKDKVEMILDKGQIILKPISSPRKNWEKAFEEMRENNDDRLLFNDVFEDENFEEWS, encoded by the coding sequence ATGGAAACAGCTATTATAAAAATTGGAAACTCTAAAGGTCTACGTTTAAGCAAAACTATTTTAGAAAAATATAATATAAAAGATAAAGTAGAGATGATTTTGGATAAAGGACAAATAATCCTGAAACCAATTAGTAGCCCGAGAAAAAACTGGGAAAAAGCTTTTGAAGAAATGCGTGAGAATAATGACGATCGATTGTTATTCAATGATGTCTTTGAAGATGAAAATTTTGAAGAATGGAGTTAA